A window of Garra rufa chromosome 11, GarRuf1.0, whole genome shotgun sequence genomic DNA:
CCACAATTGCAACACAGACAGTTGACTTCTTTTAGAGAAGCCTTGAGCTTCAGTTAATTTCCATTAGTATTTCAGAAGCAGAACACTGTGTGCCAATATTCAGAGGAAAGGCCAGAGGCATTTACTCCTTAGTTTAGTCCTTTTCTTTGACTCATTGATACATGCATCAACGGCTCTGAACTTTCAGAAGCTAGATTTAatcagaacacaatttaaaaaGTAACAGTACACTCCAAAAAGTTCAAGCTTTGTCCTCTTACCTGGACTTGAAGAGATGATGAGCCTTAACCACCAGCCCTGGAGGTGTTTCTACACGTGACGGTGTACCTTAGAAGAACAATCTTTGTCCAAGGCACCCAAGTAGCACCAAGTCAAACGTTTCAAGTGATGTTTCTTGTATTTCAGCTTGATCTGCCTGTGCTTCTGACTCCTCTAGCAAAATCAGCTCTAAGGCATGCACACAAGTACTGCCTCTTTCCCTGCCTACGTTTCTCTCTCTGCACTTCAAACACTGCCTGACGCAGAAGCAGAGGAGAGAGCCCTGGACGGCTGGTGGGTTTTAGATGAGTGATGACAATGGGTTTAAACCAGGGTGGGGACGGGGAGTGAGGGGGCGCATCGAGAATTGAGGTGGAGCCAAGCGTTTTATAGGGAGTCGTTCATTTACATAAAGTACTGCCTGCAAACGGGAGGGTGTGGCGGTGCTTGTCTTTCAGCGGATGAGGCACCATGGGGCAGCATACTGTATTCTATTATTTCTCCTGCTTTTTGTTTGATCTAAGAGATCTGTTTGCAGAGCAGATGTTCACGTGACTCATGATGCTGGCATGACAGACCACCTTTGAGAGACTTGGCAGATGTTGTGCCTCTCCGACTTAGACTTGATTAAGCAACGCCCCCTACTGGCCTGTAAGACCATTACATACACAATAGCGCAGAGTCTTAAAATAACAAACCAAGTCAAATGGCACAAGTGTGATTGTTTCATAAAAGAAGCAAGGTTTAATTTACAGTTTTACTAAATGTacagtttttttaaaaagtgtcattatacacaataaatacaatacaaaattaATCTGTAGTACTATACTTCAAATTCTTACAgttctattttctttttttctctttacaTTATTATTGTTCTTTTTTCCATGTCATTGCTTTCGCTGTGTTTGCTTCTGAACGGTTCAAAGATCTTTCAGTGATTTTAAATGTGTAAAAGTGTCTGAACATACATatgcctacaaaaaaaaaaaaaaaaagtaaagaagaAGTGGAGGGAGGTTTTGTGTCTGGGAACTGTCAGACTTTCAATATTCTTCCCAGAAAGatcatattacattttttttattaaagggtGACCACATTCACTGCTCTGTTTAATGTTTACTTTAGAAATGTGCTCTTGATGCTGGACTGCTTTAAAGGTCAAGAGATTTTCTACAGTTCTGGTGACGTTTGTTTGTGAATGCTCCATTGTTAATTTCTGCAGCCGGATAACCAAAACCAGATTTCATGTATTCGGGGAGACACAGAACACTATTATGCAATAATGAGCCTCCACACAGTGATCACCAGTTCCCAAAAATATAATTACATGGTAAAGGGGGACAATTCCAACAAAGGGAGAAGTGATCCATTAGTCCCTCCAAAATAAATTCTCCAAATGAACTATTTGATATGACAATTTTCATGATATCACTTAAGTTTCTGCAGTCTGCATACGTCACAATAATTACaaacattatttattaaatgAATGGTCATATTTGTCTCTCACAAGTTGAGAGAAATCTTTAAACTGGGAAACCGATGTTCCGAACCAGGAAAAAACAGAGGGACAAATTTTTGAAAATCATATCGAAGTGCACTTTTTATACTTCAGAAAGTACACTTAAAGGGCCATGTGTAAACCAAAAGAACACATTTGATCAGCACAAACCACAGACAAACAAAGCAAACACAGCTGAACATGGGCAAAGTGTCTCCATTTGCTTCCCCGATCCATTGACATCCAGCTTTTCAGTCTTTCAGTCAACATCGGCTAAAGGGGCTGTTATCTACTGTGCGTCTGTGAAACCAAATTCCCATTTTGTCCTCGTCCCCCTACCTGTGGATGCTGGGACATGGGGGCGGACGAGGGTGGCGTGGAGAGGGGAGGCATGGACTGTCTGTAGGAAGGATGGGTTTGGTGCTGATTAGGCAGGTTTTCCCCATGAACCCTCCCTAAAGCCCCTTTCCCTGAGCCTCCGTGCCCAGGTGGGCCCTGCTGGAGGTTCAGTATACTGTCTATGGCACACTGCAGGTGCTCATTTAACGAGTCGTCGGGCGGCGGGCTGCCGCTGGAGAAACTTGCATTGTCCatatccggagagtctgatttgCAGCGTTTGGCAGGAAGTGTGGAGTCTCTTGTGCAGGAAGACTCACCAGGAGAAGGTGGGCCAGGGGCATGCTGATCCATCCTGAAGGTACCCCTTCCTCCCTCTCGGTTTTTGCTCCCTATGCCCTTCGCCCGCCCCAAACTGCCACGTTCCTCTGCCTCGTCCTCATCCTCTTTGTCGGAGAACTCTCGGTGGTGCTGATACGCGTTTTTAATGCCACGGTAGAGGACGTCCTCCACTGCGGCGAGGCTCTGCGACTCCGCGTGAGGGTGAGAACGCCCATGTCCTCCCTGCCTCTCTAGTTTCACGCTGGCTATCACTGTCCGTTCAGGTTGAGGGGAGGAACCTTGTGGCTGGGGGGAAGAAGTAACAGGGGGTCCTGCTGGCAGAATGGGCAATGTATCTCCGCCTCCTCCTGGTACTCCAGGCCTATGACGCGGACTGATGTTCTCACGGTACGTTTTTCGAAGCGGGAGCCGGCAAGTGGTTAGCGGAGGAGTCGCTGTGGACGCTGGAGTCCGTTTAACCCCGCCTACCTCGTGGTGTTCCAGAGTGCCGTTCAACTGCGCCGTAGACGTGGAAGGGGACGATGAAGACCAGGAGGAGGAAAAAGAGGGTGTAGGTCCACTAGAGGACGTTGCgctactggaggcggagcctgtGTGTGTGGTTACTGTAGTGACAGTGGAAGAGGGGGTGGGGTAAGACGTTGGGGGAGGAGTTCTAATAACAGTTGTGGGCGGGGTTACATGAGTGGGTTTGACTTTCGGCGGCTGCTCGGGGGTCGGCGGTTTTGGAGTGAGTTGGGATTGGGAGTGGACCGGATCTAACGCAGTGTTGTGAACCACCTTGCTAAACCCCGCCTCCTGTTTGATCTTCAGCTTCAAACCTATTCGCTGGCGCGCCTCGTAGGTCTTGATGGGCGGTTTGCTGGTCCGCTGGGGGAGCGCGACATCATCGTCGTCATCAGCGTGGCGGGAGGACGGAGTGCGGCTGAAGGAGGCGCTTGGCGCGACTGGCTCCGCAGATGGCCGGACCGCGGGAGCATGCGTAggggtggagctggtggaccaggATACCGATGCTCCCCCTCCACCTTGCTTGATCACCAGCTTGGTAGGAGGGAAGAGGGCAGGGTTAGATGCAGGAGTCGGGGCAGCAACTGGAGTGGGTGCAGAGGTTGGGGTTGGAGCAGGGGTTGCAGCTGGAGCTGGAGCAGGTGTGGCTGCCATAGGTTGACTTGcacctgctgctgctgttgctgatgatgatgacgatgacGTGGTTCGTACTGAACTCAGCTCCACTGGTACAGGTTTCACTGCACTGCTGTCCAGCAAACAGGAATTGGCCACAAACTCTTCTACAAGAAGTAAAAGATAAAGGTGATTAAATTTCAGCAATTTCATGGCAACATTAACTTAGTATTGAATCTCAGTCATTACCTGGTTTCTCCTTAGCCAGAACCCTGTCCTGACTCAGAGCAACCTTCTCCTCCTGAATGAACATCCGGTCAATCATAACCATCTCTGCTGAGGGACCCAGCCTCTGCTCAAGGTAACAAGCACACAAGATACCAATGATTTTATGGCTCATAAGGTCCAAACATCAAGTGAGGTAAAGCGAGTGAGATTTAAATGATACCTTTGATTCCTCAAAAAGCAAGTGACGATATTTATCCACCATTGCTTGTGTGCGCTTCAAGAGTTGGCATGAGACGTTCTCAAATTCATCATCCACTAGACAGACAAGTGTAAAGCAAGAGTTACACAACCAGTCCTGAAGAGCCACACAACTACACTACAGGAGAGtaaacgtgaccctggaccacaaaaccagtcttacggGTGCGTTTTCACTGGGAgcgcgagcgttttcaattcattcctATGGAAGTTGAGCTTAAACGCTCTCACGGTGCATTATTGGATTGAAAGCGGCACGGAGAATGTTGAGAGCGtcaaaaaggttgggcattcctcaacttcaTGCAAATCTCGAGCGAAAAGTGCCGGGTGACAACTAATCGCCGTGAAAAGTAGGCAAGGTAAGATTTCGACGTATGCTTCCAAGTGtttggattactgagctgaaatcaactgttgttgaagtcaaatgttttatTTAGGGCTGTCTCTATAGACGTCAAAGTGTTTAGTTTCCGAACCCAAGTTAAAAGAAGATGAAATGCAAacagggtgtaaacattgtttttagTGGCATCGTAGCATTGCCAGAGGCACTGAGTGCGGATTTGGCactgtagtggaaaccattatatttgtatatttgtagcaatagtcaaaaatacatagtatgggtcaaaataatagattttcCTTTATggcaaaatcattagaatattaagtaaatatcatgttccatgaagatttttttgtaaatttcctaccttaaatatatcataacttaatttttgattagtaatatgtattgttaagaacttcatttggacaactttaaaggtgatcttctcaatatttagatttttttgcaccctcagatttcagattttcaaatagttgccaaatattgtcctaccctaacaaatcatacatcaatggaaagcttatttattcagcaaatctcaatttaaaaaaattgccctatgactggttttgtggtccagagtcacaaatgttCACAAAGAGGTATGAGCATCTACCTTTGCGGTAGTCTTCTGAGGATGAAGCCATGCCTTGGTACAGGTGGTACGGCAGCAGTCGATGAAGTGTATCCTCAAATGAGCGGAAAGGAGAGCTGTAGTCAGGATGGAGAACCGAGCCTTGCTGTTTTCGCAACTGTTCCAGCATCCTACAAACAGATACACAAGCATGTGAGTAGGATACCTGatgatttttaaaaaagcatAGTGCAAAACAGCCAGCAGATTATGAACCAATGGTTTTCAACCTTGCATTATGCATACTTAAAGATTTGTGTTCAATGACTGGCAAGCAGTTTACCAGTCCAGAACTAATcccttaaggggagacactgcaggcaaaaacactgatttttaatgcacctgtcaagtttgagattttgggctttttggtttttcataaagtgttttttcagactagtagaaagaaaacatccaaaagacgtTCATTTTATAATACAAAgtgttattattttataataaaagtgtttattttatagcactttatctatttgtgtcaatagattttaattacaatacatatttgttagagctgcacaattaatcgttaaaagatcgcgatctcgattcgacccccctcacgatcttaatccagcatttatacgattcagccaattatattttatttatatattacaaaacttttgctagcctaattactgctcagactgctgtgagctgatgcagtgacaggttcaccgttctctccaacattacataaccatttaaacttcatcttcagcgcacattctgtcagatgcaattcatggtgcctctgtctcaatatactgtacaactgtacaaatgataactcagcggcataatatccactggggacacgcttttcaaaaccctgttggtgtccacccactttcaaatgttttttttaaagtaatttcttgtattgtagaatgcacgctcagcgctacCGAGAGTTTCGCGGGattgttaaaacgaaaccaaaagcaAAACCCGGACGCgctttcaaaagcaattttaatacactgagattagagagcgactccccaatgcgcgcaaattaagctacataaaaCATCTAGTTAACAtcttattagtatgtgggctataagttgtgtagttgtgtagatagctctgtatcatgcttggaaaattcggtctctattagcactttgaatattgaaagagtactttgatcgtgccagatttatggaccgacagagcaatggaaccacatatgagcatgacgatccattaaccccttaactgttactcccatttttgaacagagacgtgaaaatgaagaattgaatcttaaatctttataattcatggacaagaaaatttagtaatatgattttgatgtgcattttccatgttaattcaatgtctgattttaaaatggcattccaaattttgaattttgaaattttaagttttcatctgatatacaatttcttattatttctaatgtgtaatagggaaaaaaggcaacaagaaagtctgtctgagtaaaaggtcagaactcctgttatgaagtagatttttgaggcacactcttgtcataaatgaatctatgaaactcttgtcataaattattttcctacatcatttgtaacacaaaaaaagtcaaatatctatttaggagccttatctttccaacgatatatagtttgtcatgattagattaggatttatttgtaaaatggtgaagtaaacttgggcatcccacagagtggacgttgacagccataaaatgttgaCACCAAAATaggctagtgtttctagctaagaatctttaaatcgctttactctgacataatacctttgtatgtttattttttaatgtttaatttttttgtttacattattacattatttttcattacatttctttaaatttaaagcaaagtttattttgtcttatttcactgctattttactgttgtttgataacctaatgttcaggagtaaatctttaaaataaagttctccagaatcgtgagagaatcgtgatctttattctgagcaaaaaaaatcgtgattctcattttattcagaatcgtgcagctctaatatTTGTAAAGGCTGCTATCTCAAAATAAGTCTTTTTAACtatactgagccataaatctccacttcattagcattaacacacaccaaactttaattttttttattcctgtctatatcctggagatttgttcatatataatttgcttaattatatacaacatttcattccccccaaaattgcttcaaattatattgttttatgtctgttctaagtattttctgaattatggagtgacaaaattagatacccaaattccctctgtaaaaacatttgactctaatatgtcttttgtactagaaatgtatgcaaattagcacatagttaattaaataatgcttcatttgcatatttaaacctaagattttagaaaacttgtaatacaaaaattgtttgcaattatcaatgtaatcaattaactgggtaaggcgataactattagccgttttgttttttttaccttattcacctgcagtgtctcgcctttttATGGGGTTAACATTTATGGGGTTATTCTTAGATTTTACTAATAACATTTGCAATTTGTGCTCTATGTATATATTACCTAGCTTCTTTGCTTGGTTCCATACTAAAAGGCCTTTTTAATGTTGAAGTCTGTGAAAAACCAAGAGATAACAAAGGATTACCACAAATACGCCATTCAGTTCATTTTAGTAGTCTTATGTACTGTGATTCTGAACTGTACCTGTGTTTGAGGAGCAGGTGGTGGAGGTGCAGGCATTTGAGAAAGTGCAGCACCTAAAACCTGTATCTGCAAACCTGCTTTACTCAGAGTCAGCCCACCAACTGAACTTATGACTCCTGGCTTTGCCTGCAAATCAGAGTCAAGAGTGTTCAAAATTGAGTAAAGATACTAAGCGAAGATAATTCTGCAAAGCTattaattactttaaaaataCGAAACACCACATTTCTCTTTGTCTCACCTGAACAGCCTGCGCAAGATTTGGAGTCGTGATTCCCTGGTTCACTGTAGACCCGGCAGACACAGCAGAAAATACTTGAGTGTCATTTGCACCTGAGGTGAAGATGACACATTGTAAACACAGGAATATTCGAAAGTAAACATCTAAAGGACAAACGCATCTGATTCCAACCTGCAGTAGAGGATTTGACAAGCACAGACTTCTGCTGCAGAAGGGACTGGACTGGCGCTTGGATGGAGCCACTGGCCGATGAAGTTGAAGCTTGGACTGAAGGCTGATCAGGCATTTTGTTGAACTGGTTTGTAGCCTGTTGCTGAGAGGCCTGGGCTTGTGCCTGAGCTTGCTGCTTAGCCTGGAGAAGAATGTTTTGCTGGACCTATAAATCGCAAGCACACATCATTTTATAAAAagctgatttgaaaaaaaaaaaaaaaacatcaaacccTCACTTTAGTGTACCCTTCACTTCAActacaaaaattaacagataatttactcacctccttgtcatccaagatgttcatgtcttcagtcgtaaagaaattatgttttttaaggaaaacatttcaggatttctctccatatattggacttctatggtgccagtgagtctgaatttccaaaatgtagtttaaatgcagctttaaagggctctaaacgatcccagccgaggaagaaaatgtcttatctagcaaaacaatcagttatttaaaaaaaataataataattttataattaatatacggtttaacttcaaatgctcatcgTGTCTAGCTCTGCAGtgtgtgcactctggttcaagacagttagggtatgtcaaaaactcccatctcattttctcctccaactttaaaatcgccctacattgctgttttatttaaactgcattttggaagttcaaactcgggggcaccatagaagtccattaaaatggtgaacattcctgaaatgttttcctcaagaaacaatttttttacgactgaagacagacatgaacatcttggatgacaaatttttgttctggaagtgaacttctcctttatccCTTAAAAATGTGCTAATGGGTGATTTTGTCAGTtgtgacagtattttcatttcaATGCAAACCTTTTCATTAGAAAACAATATAAAGAACAAGGtgatgttggggaaagttacttttagaagtaatgcattacaatattgagttacttcctaaaaaactAATTAAGTTAGTTACTTTCTATGGAAAGTAatacattacattacttttgagttactttttaaatctgggcagggtttgcttgtttgtttttaatataaaaagtttaatttttggcaaatgtaaaagccctttcactcCAAaatcctcaggctgaaggaaaaataAATTCATGTCTTTACAGTAGACCACTTAAGaaaaaagttcaacactcttcagcgataaaaaagaaaaatgttagttttaagtcatttttgcttattagtatggttgcatTGAATCAAAAGTCAGAAACAAAGGCACTAGCTAATAAAATGGGAttgaatacattaaaaaaatattatttaacatttaattattgcagatttgcatcatattctgagttgcatttcactgtttttattcattttgaggaatactgaacctgttttttgtgagtgagatgaattaatgcatgttcacatttactcTAAAACTAAAGTTACATcttactcctgatttctctcaacatagagaaaagtaactcagatattttcttgtaaataaaaagtaatgcattactttactagttacttgaaaaaagtaatctgattacgtaactcgcttgtaatgcgttacccccaacttGAAGGTGATGATGAAATACCTGGTGAAGTTTTTCCAAAAGCTGCTTTTGCTGAGGAGAGGGCTGCGTGATAGATGACATGGTCTGCAGCTGCGCACTGACCAGCTGAAGGTGATGCTGCTGTTCTGCAGTCAGCCCCGGCACCACAGTCACCTGCTGTTTCACCACTGCAGCTGGAGGCGAACTCACAGCAGGCTGAAACTGGAACTGTGCAGGAAGTGGCTGCGGAGGCTTTGGGGAACAGGAGGAAGGAGGTATGTCTGGCTGGAGGGTGGCAGGCTGAGGCAGAGTCTGAGGAAGAACTTGAGGCTGGAGCTGCACTTGTATTTGctgaggctgctgctgctgctgctgttgctgagGTGGAGGAGCTGGCTGTGGAGGTTGAGGAGAACCTCCGATCTGATTGTGTATGATGAAC
This region includes:
- the bicra gene encoding BRD4-interacting chromatin-remodeling complex-associated protein isoform X1 is translated as MDDEDGRCLLDVICDPQALNDFLHGSETQLDTDDLLDGSSDPSSSFFSSTGGHVPEVQPQAQLSTSEPGLPRVSVDLDFLEDDILGGSPGGDNGSNGVGTNHEPCDILQQSLAEANITEQSLQEADAELDLSQFGLTGLTQVVQPLPDAGLSGVGIGGATQIFPNQGTPAAPSTATPDMLSSVLAHPGLQLQSQVMNKAISVQPFVQQVGLGNVTLQPISSLQALPNGSQSGPLGIGQIQVVGQPTVMTINPSGQQILAKTMGGYQLHQPGPEAASAGTQAGLGGSVLSQGGGLLIQGGKATLGSPALNGPAVCLSNTNTNNSATTMATAGSIVGFGNTSLGAGIQSQTQPQGQIMQNVIIQRTPTPIQPKPPQGGAIQPKVFKQQQQLPAPHALPNDANKALGVQQIPVSAGQNVTFLGKPGSNVVLSTQATSQGTQFSQALFKQQGPQTSGKPLSVHLLNQQGSIVIPSQTVMQSQNHQFLLQGLQAGGQILTQHHGGHIITSQGPGGQIIANQILTANQNINLGQVLASQGHPGAAHILSGHIQLQPGQMFQMPVSLAQTQTQAHPVTGHVQTVIQGMPSPAVSLQTLQQSGGIPNNGNSGSTAMAPCQPGEGITVLGGSTDPAAQPAQTQPQTSILTVQATPPVSVAASVPSSSSPSPTISTSTSSMVGLGPQAQHSPGKVLFTSPGSSMILSQESLQMFLQQDQQQQVGKDPPAAVGVPASVIVSGSSSGPAPSGHDNLLAETRQRQSPSPSLGPAHMATVVNKVPSAAHSQTIKIQSASPSQPVVTPAPTPTLTDSPQPAQVSPITLGQQIQSPHQHQQSRPPSQPQPQSQAQTPSRSCTPLFIIHNQIGGSPQPPQPAPPPQQQQQQQQPQQIQVQLQPQVLPQTLPQPATLQPDIPPSSCSPKPPQPLPAQFQFQPAVSSPPAAVVKQQVTVVPGLTAEQQHHLQLVSAQLQTMSSITQPSPQQKQLLEKLHQVQQNILLQAKQQAQAQAQASQQQATNQFNKMPDQPSVQASTSSASGSIQAPVQSLLQQKSVLVKSSTAGANDTQVFSAVSAGSTVNQGITTPNLAQAVQAKPGVISSVGGLTLSKAGLQIQVLGAALSQMPAPPPPAPQTQTSTLKRPFSMEPSKEARMLEQLRKQQGSVLHPDYSSPFRSFEDTLHRLLPYHLYQGMASSSEDYRKVDDEFENVSCQLLKRTQAMVDKYRHLLFEESKQRLGPSAEMVMIDRMFIQEEKVALSQDRVLAKEKPEEFVANSCLLDSSAVKPVPVELSSVRTTSSSSSSATAAAGASQPMAATPAPAPAATPAPTPTSAPTPVAAPTPASNPALFPPTKLVIKQGGGGASVSWSTSSTPTHAPAVRPSAEPVAPSASFSRTPSSRHADDDDDVALPQRTSKPPIKTYEARQRIGLKLKIKQEAGFSKVVHNTALDPVHSQSQLTPKPPTPEQPPKVKPTHVTPPTTVIRTPPPTSYPTPSSTVTTVTTHTGSASSSATSSSGPTPSFSSSWSSSSPSTSTAQLNGTLEHHEVGGVKRTPASTATPPLTTCRLPLRKTYRENISPRHRPGVPGGGGDTLPILPAGPPVTSSPQPQGSSPQPERTVIASVKLERQGGHGRSHPHAESQSLAAVEDVLYRGIKNAYQHHREFSDKEDEDEAEERGSLGRAKGIGSKNREGGRGTFRMDQHAPGPPSPGESSCTRDSTLPAKRCKSDSPDMDNASFSSGSPPPDDSLNEHLQCAIDSILNLQQGPPGHGGSGKGALGRVHGENLPNQHQTHPSYRQSMPPLSTPPSSAPMSQHPQVGGRGQNGNLVSQTHSR
- the bicra gene encoding BRD4-interacting chromatin-remodeling complex-associated protein isoform X2; translated protein: MDDEDGRCLLDVICDPQALNDFLHGSETQLDTDDLLDGSSDPSSSFFSSTGGHVPEVQPQAQLSTSEPGLPRVSVDLDFLEDDILGGSPGGDNGSNGVGTNHEPCDILQQSLAEANITEQSLQEADAELDLSQFGLTGLTQVVQPLPDAGLSGVGIGGATQIFPNQGTPAAPSTATPDMLSSVLAHPGLQLQSQVMNKAISVQPFVQQVGLGNVTLQPISSLQALPNGSQSGPLGIGQIQVVGQPTVMTINPSGQQILAKTMGGYQLHQPGPEAASAGTQAGLGGSVLSQGGGLLIQGGKATLGSPALNGPAVCLSNTNTNNSATTMATAGSIVGFGNTSLGAGIQSQTQPQGQIMQNVIIQRTPTPIQPKPPQGGAIQPKVFKQQQQLPAPHALPNDANKALGVQQIPVSAGQNVTFLGKPGSNVVLSTQATSQGTQFSQALFKQQGPQTSGKPLSVHLLNQQGSIVIPSQTVMQSQNHQFLLQGLQAGGQILTQHHGGHIITSQGPGGQIIANQILTANQNINLGQVLASQGHPGAAHILSGHIQLQPGQMFQMPVSLAQTQTQAHPVTGHVQTVIQGMPSPAVSLQTLQQSGGIPNNGNSGSTAMAPCQPGEGITVLGGSTDPAAQPAQTQPQTSILTVQATPPVSVAASVPSSSSPSPTISTSTSSMVGLGPQAQHSPGKVLFTSPGSSMILSQESLQMFLQQDQQQQVGKDPPAAVGVPASVIVSGSSSGPAPSGHDNLLAETRQRQSPSPSLGPAHMATVVNKVPSAAHSQTIKIQSASPSQPVVTPAPTPTLTDSPQPAQVSPITLGQQIQSPHQHQQSRPPSQPQPQSQAQTPSRSCTPLFIIHNQIGGSPQPPQPAPPPQQQQQQQQPQQIQVQLQPQVLPQTLPQPATLQPDIPPSSCSPKPPQPLPAQFQFQPAVSSPPAAVVKQQVTVVPGLTAEQQHHLQLVSAQLQTMSSITQPSPQQKQLLEKLHQVQQNILLQAKQQAQAQAQASQQQATNQFNKMPDQPSVQASTSSASGSIQAPVQSLLQQKSVLVKSSTAGANDTQVFSAVSAGSTVNQGITTPNLAQAVQAKPGVISSVGGLTLSKAGLQIQVLGAALSQMPAPPPPAPQTQTSTLKRPFSMEPSKEARMLEQLRKQQGSVLHPDYSSPFRSFEDTLHRLLPYHLYQGMASSSEDYRKVDDEFENVSCQLLKRTQAMVDKYRHLLFEESKRLGPSAEMVMIDRMFIQEEKVALSQDRVLAKEKPEEFVANSCLLDSSAVKPVPVELSSVRTTSSSSSSATAAAGASQPMAATPAPAPAATPAPTPTSAPTPVAAPTPASNPALFPPTKLVIKQGGGGASVSWSTSSTPTHAPAVRPSAEPVAPSASFSRTPSSRHADDDDDVALPQRTSKPPIKTYEARQRIGLKLKIKQEAGFSKVVHNTALDPVHSQSQLTPKPPTPEQPPKVKPTHVTPPTTVIRTPPPTSYPTPSSTVTTVTTHTGSASSSATSSSGPTPSFSSSWSSSSPSTSTAQLNGTLEHHEVGGVKRTPASTATPPLTTCRLPLRKTYRENISPRHRPGVPGGGGDTLPILPAGPPVTSSPQPQGSSPQPERTVIASVKLERQGGHGRSHPHAESQSLAAVEDVLYRGIKNAYQHHREFSDKEDEDEAEERGSLGRAKGIGSKNREGGRGTFRMDQHAPGPPSPGESSCTRDSTLPAKRCKSDSPDMDNASFSSGSPPPDDSLNEHLQCAIDSILNLQQGPPGHGGSGKGALGRVHGENLPNQHQTHPSYRQSMPPLSTPPSSAPMSQHPQVGGRGQNGNLVSQTHSR